A region of the Andrena cerasifolii isolate SP2316 chromosome 15, iyAndCera1_principal, whole genome shotgun sequence genome:
ctaTTTTGCAATTTCCCTGAACTAAAAACTCATCAAAATTCTCTCAACTCCAGATACTACAAACAATCCCTGTAAATTTGTCAATAGCAAAAATTTGGAATTTCCAAAACACTAAAATGTGAACACAAATGAGTCCAAGATTCATTTCAAAATCTTACAGCCGGcacaaattttagaaaattctacaatttccaGAACAAAAAATACCCATAACTGTCTTCTAATCCGTACGAAAGCTTTCCAAACACAGTTGAAACAAAAGTACTTTTATCAAAATTCCACAAAGATTGTACGTTCGGTCAAAATGCAAGGCCATCGAATAAAGAAATCATCGATGGCGCAAGTGGACGATAAAGAAGTCCATTTGCCCAAATGCAAAAAAGTGTGAAACGTGTCGGCTGAAGTCAATCACACGCAATCGACTTTGTGACAGATTCGATCACCAAGTGGACGCTCCCACCTCTTTGCAATCGTTCCACTGTGGACCGTACTAAAAATACGTTTGCTAGCAGTCGCGAATGGGCCTAATTTCAATGTCAGGTGTATTGGATTTTATTGGGCAGGGCGTTTCCCAGTCGCGCGTTCTCCCGACGATCCGGGAACCCATGGAGCAGAACCTTTTTTCCCAGGTGCTATATAAAGACCATGAGACAAGGTGGATACCATAAGACCAGCCCAAGGCACCTTGGCGAGTACTGTGCTTCAGATAGCGCGCAAGGAGCCCACGTTTGTACGCGATGAACACCCTGGTGAGTGTTCTAATCATTGCATACCATAGTTAATGCATAGTTAATGTTGTTTAGTTAATGAAAGTTGTTTGTTGAACGATTGAACGAAACGTTTTTAATGTTTGAGGAATTTAATGTAAATTTTCGAATGGTCTAtttagtaaagaaaattaattcttgGGGAATTTGAAGGATTCTAAATAGATTTTTGACAAGTTTTGACAACTTTTGGCAACTTTTGACAACTTTTGACAACTTTTGACAACTGTTGGCAACTTTTGACATCTTTTGACAACTTTTGACAACTTTTGACAACTTCTGACATCTTCTGACAACTTTTGACAACTTTTGACAACTTTTGACAACTTTTGACTTTTAGACATTCTTTCACAAAGAATGACAATATGTATGTTTGTTCTATTTGAacgaataattataattttggaAGGTTTGATGAAGTACAactaatttttaatgtttgagtATTCTcatgatttttgaaaattgaataatttcaatgCTGATAAATGCTTTAAATGTGAAATAATTGCGAAGCAAGAGACTGAGaactatttttgtaatttttatctgtgagagcactatatttttggttATTTTGGATAGATTTTTGTCAACACaattgtttaatatttaaagTAACAGTAATATTAAAAAGTAGATGCACACAATGAATTTTGAGAATTGAAGTTTAATCTTAGTTCAGGTACGATCGAAATATTTTACAATcagaaatataatatataagaaAGGAAATGGATAATTTTAGTTTGTTTTACATTGTTCATAAATTACTATCagtttatacatatttaaaattttccttAATTTTACCAGAGTTTACAATTTGACAACTGTAATTTTTATACTAATCAATATTCGGGCTTCATTTCGAAATTTCTAATTTACTTTGTTTGAGTAACACCTTACACTACTGGAGTCTATAATCCATAATTATTCCATCAAAATTACAAACACTAAtgctttatttaataaataataatttctgtaGCCTACTGTGTAATTAGAACTCGCTTGCATAATTGTATCGATCAGGCAATTAACAATTTGGCATTTGACATTTTAAGAATATACACTTGACAGAGGAAccttgctttaaaaaaaaatagaaaacgtaTGAATTCACCTGAAATTCCCGTTAAAAGCTAGAAAACTGTTTCGTGTAAAAGGGGCCTAAAACAGATTTGTATAAAACTCAAAATGAAACTAAGTCCCTTTCCACACGAAGCACTTTTGCAGTTCAAAACTAGTATTTTGGTATATTTCTTTATTCTCGTTAAACCAGCACTTCCTCTGCCAACCGAATATACCCAAAATCTGAATTCCCCAGTCACAAAACTGTCCCACGTGAAGAGGCCCAAAACGTCATAACAAAGCAAAACAAATCCACTATTTTACATCCCAAAAAACTAGTCCGGTGTCAACTTGTTAGATGACAAGTGTGCCTGTGGGTCCCTCGCGAAGTGGGCccatgttaaaaatgttaataactttttagtagcttaaaaatataataaaagttccaataTTACTCCTGTATGCAACTAACATTTACGATTTAACTAACTTTCACACTGAAGTTTATAGTTGTGGGTGGGCCCCCTTTGTCTCCTAGCAACCAAAATTTTCAGACCCAGTCCACCACTGATTCACCCTCTTTTCCAGATCATTTTATCCGCCATCTTGGCATCAGCCGTCGCTCGACCAGGCCTGTTGCTGAGTCCCCATCTGGGCCCATTGACATCCCCACTGATACTCACGAAATTGGTCCCTGGAGCCCCAATCGGCCTAGATGGTCGTGTCGTAGACACACCGGAAGTGGCCCTGGCCAAGGCAGAACACGCTGCAGCGCACATCAACGAGAGATTCACCCTCGCGAACGAGGCGCTAAAGTCGGCTGATAATGTGATCCTCACCAGCAACTTGGGACCACTCATTTCGACGACTGGCGTGCTCCCAGGAGTGGCGCTGGATGGTCGCGTGATCGATACACCGGAAGTGGCCCTTGCCAAGGCAGAACACGCAGCTGCTCACATCAACGCAAAAGTGGGCCTGATCGCGGAGGCTGGGAAATCGTCGTACGGAGTCCCCCTCGTTCTTTCGTCGTACCCTGCCACAACTATTCAGAAATACTTGATTTGAGGTTAGGTTTCGGGGAGTTGGTTGCTCCATCGGCGACGTCGGCTGCGTTATTCGACTTGTTTTGTACATATCATCTGGGCTGATTTAATAAAACGATATTTAACCTATAACTGCTTCTTTTTTCTTCCATCTTCTGGATGTGGGAAATTTGATTTGGGTTGGTTAATACAGTcgggcactcaggatttaatcttgagggagccgagttgaatagataaaaatatttgtaatgcgaactcaataaaattcataggtgattacaaaatttatttataaaatgaaatccAGTTTGCTTTTCGTTTgctaacacgattccacaataattaataaataataagaaggactgacaaaaaaaattcataaaaattttttttatgattttcataaaaaaaattaagaagtcaccggattttttttatgaaaatctcgaattttgacggaccatatcagaggtttgcgccgaaatggcacatgttttacacatcctataatattttccaagtcgatctggaCCTCAATGCGTTCggaatcaggaaaaaatgaagagaaaaaaatatttcagaaaaatgcgtttaaagtttccgggcaaaggcgacgctataggttgccgcttgacgtttttagctgccacatctacaattttgcgatttttactataaaccaagcggcattttattcagaaaagacagtactttcggaaaatgcaataaaaaaatcgatttttcgattgcctagtccccttaaagtaaAGTTCGTCCGCATTTGATTCCATttctagaggctccctgattttaCATCAGGTTCCTCTGCACCCTTAACTAACAAGCTgataaaccatattccttgggaaatacccctcTCGCCGGCTTTTCGCGTTAACAAACTCATATATTGGATGTATTGACAAATGGTGCTCATTTTCCAGCAACAATGCGCTAAGGCTATCCCGATTGGAGTTTCAGCAAGAGTCTAATCTCTGACACAAGAGCGGGGAACCTCGAAGTAGGTATTGTAGTGGGGAGTTTGGAAGCCTCTCGATGAAAACCAATAGCACTTTCGACATCATAAGTCATTCTCTCACGAACTGTGGTGCAGGTCGTGCAGATACGTCATACTTATAGTTCTCGGTCTACTATTGCGTTAAATTCGATTAAATACTATATCGCGAttcataaattatttaactaaatGAGTAAATCGCCGGGAGTTAATAAAATTTATCGAGGTACCACTTCATTTGTTATACAATCAATAGTTCAATCGTTAAAAAAGTTTGACTaatcttgaaatttattttttaaatttattaaagttatttttttactatttagttGCATTGAGACAACGAAGAAAATGTTGATAGAAGTTTTTTTGCAGAATAGTGGAGCAGAAGCATGATGAATCATTAGCCAATGAAATTTTTGAGGAACAAGGATCCGAAATTCTCAGAAGATCAAAAATGTAGTCAGAAACGAGGAAAAGTGGAAGGAACAGAGggcaaaaaataaatacttgAGTTAATCTGTTGCTCACTCTTTTTTGTTACCTTAAGGTACAAATAGTCCGAGTTAAATAATTATCCAGTACACATATTTGTTTAGAATAATGTattcaatatttgaaaaatgacATGAATTAAAAAGGATGCTGGTGTATTACTTAATTTCGGTTTCCTGGAATCGTGAAGATCAAAAGAAAATTGCGGAAATTGTTAGAATTTGACTTTACATTGGTGAAATTTGCGACATTTATGCCACCCCTTTGCTATTATATTCCAATATGATAAACTCTAAATTTTAGCTATAAGTTATCGTTAGACAAAATTTCACATAATATTCTATGGAAGAACAAATCAAACAAATCTtcagaattacaaaaatttgtataatatattgcaaacgaaaatttctccataatttatatttttaaatttgatatatttatatatatatatgtatttgtcatttgctataaaaaaatatatatatatatatatatttctgcataatttatatttttaattttgatatatatatatatcagagaaattataaattatgaagaaattgaaactatatatatatatagtacttATAGCAAATGACAAATTCGTCACAtagcaataaacaaaatatatgaAATTGTATAAagtatacatacgtacatattaAATTCTGTATTACATCCTATGACTGATCTGTATGGGCTAGGTATCTCCGGCGCGGAGCGCTAGCGccgtctctcggatttttttttaattactgggAGTATATGGGTGGAGTTTATCCTTgaactaatttcaaacatttaagaCTTCCcttccgctaatttcaccctctttcctttccctactatattcaaccatatcatacattcgattaatcatcccacATTTCAAAAAGTGACCGCGAGGCGGCGCCCtccgcggtacttacctagCGCATTATGGAATTATAAATTATCACATTGCTATTGAGATTTTTGCAAACCCTTTGGAATATGAAGAATCTTGTTCTCCATACCGCTTAGTCACCAAGTGCAACAGCACTCAGCATtgtctaaaataaaaatgaaatggtCAATTCTATCAACGGTTCGATCGATTAACCGATCTGAACCGAACAATGACGTTCTCACACCGATAGGTTAAGACTTTACCACCTACTCGTACGATTCACACCCAACGGGCTCTATTGTTAATAAGACCTCTGCTCTTTCTGTAATTCATGAATTCCCAAATTCCcataaaatttcattcaattctCCACATCTTCTCATTTCCTACTTATTGCTACACAACACGACAAAAAAGTAAAACACATTGCCACTTATTTTCTTAAGCTAAATACCTGTTACGTAAATAAAATGTCCCTCTATGAGAATTAATCACGTAATGATCTCCCAAGTCATTCAAAacgtaaatttttcaaattcaattcaagccaaatttataattttttcaattcaacTTATGTTAGATTTtactttttcaaattcaattcaagccaaatttataattttttcaatttaacttatgttagattttactttttcaaattcgattcaagccaaaaatataatttttcaattcaatttatattagattttattttttcaaattcgattcaagccaagtttataattttttaattcaatttatgttagattttattttttcatattcaaatcatttaaaatgtataattttcctATTCAAATCatgttaaattttatttttcaattagagtcatgttaaatttataatttctcaatttcaagtcatgttaaattttgatttttgacaTCTAAACTAAACAAAACGAGAAATACAAATTATCaagtttttatttttggttTAAGATTAATCTACACAAATTCATGATTAAAAACCTCCCTCGTCACTGACATTATTAAATTGATAAATTATAACAAGTGTGAAACGATTTCACGGTGTTTACAATTTGAATATCCGGATTTGAACTTCAGTGCTTCGTGAGCAAGATCGTGATCGCGAGTCACGAAATCAGGATATTCACGGTCAACAGCTTCGTTCTTTAAATCAGAGGGCGTGTCACCGAAAAGAAACTGTTACGACACTTTATTGTCGCCTAAAGATTGGTATCTTTATAGATCCATCGACTGCAGTCGAGTCGGTTTTTCAACAAGCCCCGACccaatacaaaaatatttcctgAACCGATGAGGTAACGTGAGTGCAAATAAACTAAGCATTCCAATCTTAATAAATCTagaatcgaataaaaaatacTTAATTGCTTAATGTCCTCTATTACAGCTTCACTCCAAATATATTCGACTTAAATATAATCGAATGAAATTAACTTGGAAAATTTCAAgcaatttgcaaaaaatttttactgtaattaatcaaataaaaatgtgGAGTCTCTATGCAAGGTAGATTGacagatttttattaatttaattcgaGATAGAATTGTGGACAATAACATTAGTTTCAATCTGATATTTAATTATTActcaattaattattaacgatTGCTtaaaagcaattgcttaaataataaattatttcacgaGTTCCAGAAATCTTTGAATTCCTTTACATTTCCATATATATTATAATGTGGAGAAGTtcgcatcataaatattttgtttagtataccgccagaaatgtaaggttacatttattgcttacacagaaaaatattatatttataatatttataatatttataatatgtataatatttataatatttataatatttataatatttataatatttataatatttataatacttataatatttataatacttataatatttataatacttataatatgtataatacttataatatttataatacttataatatttataatacttataatatttataatatttttccgtgtaagcaataaatgtaaccttatatttctggcggtatactaaacaaaatatttatgatgcgaacttctccgcataataatgatctgcaagcaatttaaaaataagataataattatgcacatggccaaaaatagGGCAGTGGCCACGaaggtacatctaccctactttATAATATATATGGAAATGTAAAGGAATTCAAAGATTTCTGGAACTCGTGAAATGATAAAAGCAATCGctaataattaattaagtaaCAATTAAATatcagaattttcaaaaattttaagaagtgCCCAAAACTgatacaataccttaaagtggccacaaatggagCATCTACCCTACCTATGACATTtccgtacaattttttcttcattCGTCCAAGTTGCGATaatttaagaagaaaaaaacGTAAATTGTTTTCTGATGTAACCGAAGGGTTTCTCTCGATCGATTCAAGAAAAAAGTCAGCACCGTTCCAACGTCACTCGTACGCAGTTGCCAAACCATTTTTACAACTGTTCTTTCGTCAACTGAAAATTGTCGACGTCGATGGTGACACCATTACGCCAAACATTTCGATGTTACTTAACTACACATGAAACACAGCAGCAAAACCATTCTTACAGTTCTTGTCATTCTTCCAATGATCCGTGCCACTTTGTTTTATAATACATTCTAACATACAGCTGCTTAGTTCGGCTGCATGTGATCGTGATTGATTTAATGACCCACAAGGGctgatttaaaaatattttttccagacACGAATTTGACAGAAATTTTAAAGTGGATTTTTTAATTGAAgcgattaaattaaattttaagcgTATCGCATTAATTGAAGTGGAGTTCTTGATCGAAGTAATTAAATTGAATTCTAAACGCATCACATTAATTGTAGTTGTAACGATTTAACTGTATATCTgtcaaatcatttttttttattcccagGTTTCCATTCATTAATAATTTGTCATATATTGCGGAAGATTGCAGTGTCTGATTGGCGATAATAATTGATGTTAATTATAATTGATGTCACGGTGATTAAATTTGATAGGAATCGTGAATTTTAATGAGAGGCACAGCTTGTCAATGCCTTCATCAACTATTTTGACATACATTGTCATATTTAGCTACTATGTGATAAATCAGTGAcagaattcacatttttaattttaataatattcttagTGCAATACTACTTGTTTTCCTAAATTTTATGTACAGGTATCAAAAGCCACTAATAGATAATTACAAAGCTAAcaaatattacaataaatagATACAAATgctaatgaaaaaattaaaaataacgaataaaaaataagacTAAATATACAACAAGTAAAtagcaattaaataaaaatgctaAAAAGTCAGTAGGAATATTTAAGAAGAATTAAGTACAAATAATATGCAATAAATATgtctgtaaaaaaagaaaaattaaataatcatCGAGCTCCGCATTAACAATCCTTAAAACAGTCCTCTGCTTTGCGACACGAACTTTTCGTACGGGCCTGGCTCCTTTCAACGAGCGATTGGACTTTATGCACTATAACTGCACCGCAAGCAGTGCAAAAATGTTATGGGAATGCATTCCCGGTGCAGACTGTCCTTCGGCATCGAGTCCTTCGTTCGTTCAGGGTTGGTAAGTCGTTTAACAGTTGCACACGCCTTTGTTTAAAGGACGGGTGTAGTCCACGTGCaagggaaaataaaataaatagaatgCACACTGCCGAATCCTTGCAGCATTGCACTAATTTAACTAATGTATGCATCCTCTTTCCACACTTAGAAAACAAGAATCAACGTTTAAGATTTTGGATTTTATAAATCTGGATGCAAAGGTACAAAGTTTACTTTTATTCTATAATTGAAATTTAGACGAAGAGCTACTAAGGTATTATTTATCAGAATGCAGATAAAGATAATGCAAGATATTATTCGTAATAATATAGCAGAGACAGCATTAAAAATATTGCATCAATTCCTGGACGGatgtattaataattaaaaaatttactttgtGTTAAAAACTCCTAACACCTAGTATACCTTTTATTAATTTGTCTAATTAAAATGACAAGACTTTAAGAAAGTGAAAAATTATCACAACGTAGTGAcgcgaaatattataaaaaaattaatagaataatTCAGCAAGTTTCCGAGAATGAGAATTTTGGCCTGTTTCAAAGTCAAGAAGATAAACTAAAAATGATGAATGCAGTGAAGAAACAAGTCTTTAAACGTAATTGCCAGTAGAAATAATTTCTCATGGTGATTAAAACTCTTTCCCATATGATAATGATAGAGAAAAGTGTTTCAGATGTAACTTCCTCTGGTATGATGTAACGTGTTCTTCTCACGTGGTGCACGAGTCTCACGTGATTTCTCATGTTTGTAACTACATATGCATGTATACAGCAGAAGTGTTATGCACTCTGCGCTGACTTCTTGCTCAGGAGTAGGGAGGTGTCCGAGGTGCCTCGAATTTAGGAAATAATTATGGTACTTTACCCTCGTGTGAGACATTACGACCTGGGTCTAATGTTAATTAAGCTTCCTGCAAATTATAGGAGAGACAAAAGTCTAAATTTCCACGAGCAataattgtatta
Encoded here:
- the LOC143376962 gene encoding uncharacterized protein LOC143376962 — its product is MNTLIILSAILASAVARPGLLLSPHLGPLTSPLILTKLVPGAPIGLDGRVVDTPEVALAKAEHAAAHINERFTLANEALKSADNVILTSNLGPLISTTGVLPGVALDGRVIDTPEVALAKAEHAAAHINAKVGLIAEAGKSSYGVPLVLSSYPATTIQKYLI